One part of the Bdellovibrio bacteriovorus genome encodes these proteins:
- a CDS encoding NADPH-dependent FMN reductase produces the protein MKVFMFAASLRQGSYNKKLIRVAAEMVQDLPFCEVDLCEFNEFPLPMYDADLESSKGVPQGAKELGKKFSEADAIIISSPEYNGSIPGTFKNAIDWLSRLKPVPLEKKHILLLGASPGALAAVRGNLHARVPLHVLKSYVYPEYFGVAKADEAFDKEGKLKDEKQIEKLRTMIADFIHFAARKETPFEKLTEFVDEKIHEQHN, from the coding sequence ATGAAGGTCTTTATGTTCGCGGCGTCTTTGCGCCAGGGCTCGTACAACAAAAAACTTATTCGCGTGGCCGCCGAGATGGTTCAGGATCTGCCTTTTTGTGAAGTGGACCTTTGTGAATTCAATGAGTTCCCTTTACCCATGTACGATGCAGACCTTGAATCCTCCAAAGGTGTCCCTCAAGGCGCCAAAGAGCTGGGAAAGAAGTTCAGCGAAGCTGACGCCATTATCATTTCAAGCCCCGAGTACAATGGCAGCATTCCGGGCACCTTTAAAAACGCCATCGACTGGCTGTCGCGATTAAAACCTGTGCCCCTCGAAAAAAAGCACATTCTGCTGCTGGGGGCATCCCCGGGTGCCTTGGCGGCCGTGCGCGGCAACCTGCACGCCCGAGTGCCATTGCATGTGCTCAAGTCCTATGTTTATCCCGAATACTTTGGAGTGGCGAAAGCCGACGAGGCCTTTGATAAAGAGGGGAAGTTAAAAGATGAAAAGCAGATTGAAAAGCTACGGACTATGATTGCGGACTTTATCCACTTTGCCGCAAGGAAAGAAACTCCCTTTGAAAAGCTCACCGAGTTTGTGGATGAAAAAATCCACGAACAACACAACTAA